A genomic segment from Garra rufa chromosome 5, GarRuf1.0, whole genome shotgun sequence encodes:
- the crata gene encoding carnitine O-acetyltransferase, which produces MLGILARTMVKAGMVKPSGLVKPVSVTRIAGRYLAHQESLPKLPVPPLQQTCERYLAALTPIVDPEELNQTRKLLEEFQKPGGVGERLQKGLEQRAKKLENWLSDWWLQIAYLDYRMPVVVHSSPGVVLPRMEFSDCQGQMRYAAKLIAGVLDFKSMIDNEALPLEYLGGKPLCMNQYYQVLSSCRIPGTKRDSVVNYALDKRPPTHITVVHNFQFFVLDVYNSDGTPLTVDQIYIQLEKIWNSSLQTNKEPVGILTSNHRNSWGKAYNNLIKDKTNKESVRAIQKSIFTVCLDAPMPRASDDMYRTRAGVQMLHGGGSRWNSGNRWFDKTLQFIIGEDGTCGLIYEHAPAEGPPIVSLIDHVVEYMKKSEMVRTPMVPLRMPQKLRFTITPEIKNDIEDAKQNMNIMVHDLDVKVNVFPHFGKDFPKSQKMSPDAFIQVALQLAYYRIYKRCCPTYESASLRMFRLGRTDTIRSATIDSANFVKAMDDPAKHNTEKVALLEKAIKAHRAYTDMAIRGQAIDRHLLGLKLQAIEDLAALPEIFMDTSYAVALHYNLSTSQVPAKTDCVMCFGPVVPDGYGVCYNPMDTHINFAVSAFNSCQDTNAAHMAQGLEDALVDMKTVLERTPKAKL; this is translated from the exons ATGTTGGGCATTCTTGCCAGGACGATG GTCAAGGCTGGCATGGTGAAACCCTCCGGCCTGGTAAAGCCAGTGTCAGTGACACGAATCGCTGGTCGATACTTGGCCCACCAGGAGAGTCTTCCTAAGCTTCCAGTGCCACCACTGCAACAAACATGCGAACGCTATCTGGCTGCCCTGACCCCCATCGTGGACCCAGAGGAGTTGAATCAAACCCGGAAACTGCTGGAGGAGTTTCAGAAGCCAGGTGGTGTAGGAGAGAGACTACAGAAAGGCCTGGAACAACGAGCGAAGAAGCTGGAAAACTGG CTCTCTGACTGGTGGTTACAAATAGCCTACCTAGATTACCGGATGCCTGTTGTTGTCCATTCAAGTCCTGGGGTCGTCCTTCCCCGTATGGAGTTCAGTGATTGTCAAGGCCAAATGAG ATATGCTGCTAAATTAATCGCTGGAGTTTTAGATTTCAAGAGCATGATTGACAA TGAAGCATTGCCATTGGAGTATCTAGGCGGAAAGCCACTCTGTATGAACCAGTACTATCAGGTGCTCTCGTCCTGCCGGATCCCAGGAACAAAGAGGGACAGCGTGGTCAACTATGCCTTGGACAAGAGACCCCCCACACATATCACTGTAGTGCACAACTTTCAG TTCTTTGTGCTGGATGTATACAACAGTGATGGCACGCCACTGACCGTAGACCAGATCTACATTCAGCTGGAGAAGATCTGGAACTCTTCTTTACAGACCAACAAAGAGCCTGTTGGCATCCTCACCTCCAACCATCGCAACAGCTGGGGCAAAGCTTACAACAACCTTATTAAGG ATAAAACAAATAAGGAGTCTGTGAGAGCCATTCAGAAGAGTATCTTCACGGTCTGTCTGGACGCTCCCATGCCACGGGCGTCTGATGACATGTATCGCACCCGTGCTGGAGTTCAGATGCTGCATGGAGGGGGAAGCAGGTGGAATAGCGGAAATCGCTGGTTCGACAAAACATTGCAG TTTATTATTGGAGAGGACGGGACATGTGGGCTGATCTATGAACACGCCCCAGCTGAGGGCCCTCCCATCGTGTCACTGATCGACCATGTGGTGGAATACAT GAAGAAGTCAGAGATGGTCCGTACCCCAATGGTCCCACTGCGTATGCCTCAGAAGCTTCGTTTCACCATCACACCAGAGATCAAAAATGACATTGAGGATGCCAAACAAAACATGAACAT CATGGTGCATGACTTGGACGTGAAAGTCAATGTGTTTCCTCATTTTGGCAAAGACTTCCCAAAGTCGCAGAAGATGAGCCCTGATGCTTTTATTCAGGTGGCTCTCCAGTTGGCGTACTACAG GATTTACAAGCGCTGTTGTCCTACCTATGAGAGCGCTTCCCTCCGCATGTTCAGACTGGGCCGAACAGACACTATACGCTCAGCCACCATTGACTCAGCCAATTTCGTCAAGGCCATGGATGACCCAGCCAAACAT AACACAGAGAAAGTGGCTCTGCTGGAAAAAGCAATTAAAGCACACAGAGCTTACACAGACATG GCAATCCGAGGTCAAGCCATCGACAGACATTTGCTCGGACTGAAATTGCAGGCTATTGAGGACCTGGCTGCCCTGCCGGAGATATTCATGGATACCTCATATGCTGTGGCACTGCATTACAACCTCTCCACCAGCCAG GTGCCAGCTAAAACTGACTGTGTGATGTGCTTTGGCCCGGTGGTACCAGACGGTTATGGTGTGTGCTACAACCCTATGGATACCCACATTAACTTTGCAGTCTCTGCTTTCAACAGCTGCCAGGACACTAACGCAGCACATATGGCCCAAGGGCTAGAGGATGCTCTGGTAGACATGAAGACTGTCCTGGAGCGGACTCCCAAAGCCAAGCTTTAA